From Quercus lobata isolate SW786 chromosome 11, ValleyOak3.0 Primary Assembly, whole genome shotgun sequence:
TATATGCCATTTAATCTAAGATTTAGTTACAATTTATGAAGGTCAACTATGGCTAGGCAAGTTTGGGTGTCTAACATCTTTCCATCTTGTATCTTAACTTCGGATTCAGTATGGTGTGTAGACCTTCATGTagttattttttggtttttggaccTATAACCAAGTGGCAACTCACTTGTCTGTTTCTTAGAGACATTAGTGTACTCCCAAACTCACACCGGCTTTGAGTCCAAATCGAATTTAGGGAGGTTGAGTATTGTGTCCCTCACCTTCATAAAAAGGAACCGACATGGAGTCATATCAAAGCCATTATAAGGTGTACCATATTGGACATTGTTTACCTGAGGAGTTATATCAAGTGAAAAGAGATTGATGGAGAAGGCATCGGAATGGATGAATTTATGGCTTAGTAGTAGACTATATATGCCATGTAGGAAAATTAATGGGTATAGGTCAAGTAGCAAAGGTTCTGGCAAGATCACAAAATGTTGAAGTCTTGGAGAGATAAAAGACTACCAGACGCCGTTAATTTATTAGGCAGGACTTTAGTTTTGTGCAAGGACTAACTGACAGAAAGATCAAGTTGCTTAAGGTTTTGGAGTTACGTATGTGAAGGATTCGAGTGTTTGAAGTCGATGCAAGAGAGGACTGTAAGTACTAAATTGGACTATATTTCGTATGATGCATTGAGGCCAACAACTAGAGGTATGATCTATTGAATATTAGTTTTGATATACTATATTGAATGTGTTAGAATAGATGCAGAAGCGGAAGTATAAGATAgagaacacaagaacacaagaATCACGCGGTTCAGCCTAACGATCTACGTCCACGGAAGAAACTATTAAAgactacatctttattatatgagaATGTAGTATAAATAATGTGTTACAATTAacataacatgagtatatacAGGAGGCTAAATCCTAGACTAACCATACACTAATTATGGTTAATAAACTTTTAGTACAAGTAAGAGACTTGGTTTGCACATAAGGTAAAATTGAGCTTGAACCTATGTTATTGGGCtaatatatttctaacatgATCTATTTAGATAGCGAGGCAATGATACTACTCATGAGAAGTTAATCTTAATGATTCCAGGCATTGTGGGCCAGGTCaggattttattcattattgGTTGTGATATTAGGAGGTAGACACGGAGTTGAGCCATCAATGAAGTCAACAAGTTTTTGGTCTCCAAGATAAGGAGTAGGTTGAGTTTTCCAATAAAGATAGTTGTTGTTAGTGAGTTTAAGGGAAATGAAATGGTGGGCATTTGTGAGAGGAGGTGGTGAGGGATAGGTAAGAGATGAATAAGAAGAATTAACAGTAGAAGAGACAGGTTTTGATACCAAGTTAATTAGAATagagaaataattttatgtaatcTCTCATCATAAGAGAACAAGAAACctcttattattatattatatatgtaagatgTACACCAAATCAATAATTCATAATGCACTTAAAATGCCATCAAGACCTTGATAGTATAAGTAATATCATCCATTATCATCACGCGGTATGGGGTCAATAAGTTCACACTAAAGATCCAATTTTTtcatttagccaaaaaaaaaaacataatatacAAATTCCAGAGGTGTATAATCCAATAaggattttattaatgtgtgcccttaggacacacattaatttccatttttggaaaaatttttcttaagaattgaaaaagtaatgacagctttttcaattttcgagaAGTATAAACAAAGTAATgacacattaaccggacccatCTAATAATTTGGAAGTATAAACAAAGGAATTGAGAGAAAGGAACTTGCTCATCATTCTATTTTAGAAGgatcttttactttttattattgaaaagtTAATAGATGTCTGAAGGATATTAGTTTagcaaatatttttagaaatttttaaaaaaaaaaaaaaaataattgttttagctacttttattattttccataaaaattatgccaaaattttcctaaaatgagGGCACTTCTGTTAACCTAACTTTTTCTCTTAATGGTAAGAAGGATCTTTTTCTTAAAGGTGGGGTTTATGAGGGTACTGGTACGTTCTCACCATTATCTTTCCCATAAAGGATATCATTAATTACCTCCATCCAAATGATTGTACAGGCTTGTAATTAAGGGCGGTGGTCAAAGTAGATTTGTTGGTGTCTGGGGTAGCCTTACAAAATGAAGTCTTGTCCGTGTGGTAGTAGCTAGTGAGAGTAGGTGGTTGGTGGTTCGGTCAGTGAGGGACAGCCCCACGGGAACGTGGCCTGTTAACCTATTTGCCCCATAGTTTCCTTTTCCCCaccttgtttgttttgttttgtttgagcttaatttatattaaaaccCCATGGTCAGTCAAAATCTAATTACATGCCAATTTTGTGTTTCACCAGAACTAGCAAAAAGGGTTTACTTAAGGTGATTTTACAGTTGgcctattattttttttgagaatcaaacaGTTGGCCTATTAGATGGTGCATAGCTGTTAGTTGGTGTTGGACCACGATTTCCAATGCATTATACATAATAATGAAACTAGTTTAAGAGTTCGAATTGTgcatgcaacaaaaaaaaaaaaaaaaaaagatttagacCCCAACAGACTGGGTAGTAGATTAATGAAAAACCATTAAGCTGCGTGCTAAaaggaaagaacaaaaaaaaagaattcacatATACGGATCAAATTTTCTCTGTGTGCATGCCATGCATTCCATATTTCACCTAGTAATCAATTTTGCATGAACACTGCAGACGTGGTTCGCATTGGTCCAATTGAGGCTATGAAATATTGCCCAATGTAAAACTAAGGAACGTTAATAATATTGTCCTCACAGtaatgttagtttttttttattgttttgttttgttgatagGCAATAATGTTAGTTTTAATTGGAAAGGATTTGTGATTTCTATATTTTTAGACGGTATTAGAGTAAGAAAAGACATGGTAGAGTAAGAGATTATATCATTAtaggatgagagagagagagaaaaagagagacgCAAATAAAGTCAGTTTTTGGAACTTGAACCAGCAACAACAATGAGCCCTGCTCGATCTATTTATAAGTGATTTGCAGCTCAGCTGTCATTGGCTTATGGGATGTGTACATGTGTTAACACTCTAATTTCTCTAAGCCCACCCTAAAGCCATCCATCCATCTCTTGAGGTGTGCTTTGACGAGCTCTCTTTCAATAGTCAGTAGCCTTAACCAAAATGAaggtaagaaaaatattttaattcgGTGATTACAGATATAATGTAATACTATATGCTAGCTCTGATGTAGCCCTATAGTATGCGaggttattagtatttttattattattattattatatatctatatagaaggtttaaacttttttattgCAGATTTTCACTTGGATGCAAAATAAGTTCAGTGGGAGACATGGGATCAAAAAACCAAGCTTCACAACAGGTAACAATAACTAAGttttcattttatgttttctcaTACTTTTCTTCATGGGGCTTTATCAGCTGAAACGTGTatggttctaatttaaaaaacctTAGTGGTTTTGATTAGTCAAATGTTATCAAGTTGTTGGGCAAGTTCTAACACATTTTCTCAGTCCAAGGTTCTAAGTTCTAGCACATTTTACTTTCGTTCTGTTTAGGAAATTCAATAATATAGAACTGTTGAATATAATGGTTGTGATTCACTACAAATGTTATATGGTTGATACTAATAGGGAAGAGACTTTGTACTAATGCTTTGGGCTTCCTGTTAGACTAAATATTATGAAAAACATTAGGATTGTACTAATGCTTTAGGTTTCTGAtgttattgttgattttattgttcGTGTAACCACAtctaattgaaaattgttttctgAATCAATAGATCAAATGCTACAAGAGCCTCAAAAAGAAGAACTCGGCGACTATCATCATGGATTGCTAGCAATTGGGACATTTGGGGAACACAATTTGAAAGATGATCAAGTGAGGAGAAATCTTGAAGGGAATTTATCTTCCTCCGAAGATCATCTACAAGATCTTACACTTGAAGAATTGGGAAAACTTCAGAAGGATTTGAACTTGTTATTGCATGAACAGGTTGAGTCAACTTGCTCTAAAGAATCGGAAGCAATTAATCTTCAATTGCTGGATAGAGAGTCAAGCTTGGAAGCTGGTCTAAAAGTAGATGTAAACTCATATTTGGATGAGTCAAAGAGCAAAGATAGTAGTCTCCAGCGTAGCACCAGCATAATTCTGAAAAGAGGAAAAGATATTGGTTCGGATAATATTAAGGGTGCCATTGGCAAAAAATCATTGTCTTTTCTTcttaagaaaatatttgtttgcaGAAGTGGATTCTCACCTGCTCCAAGTTTAAGAGATCAACTCCCAGAATTAAGAATGGAGAAGGTAATGCgtagatcatatatatatatatatatataataggtcATTTTATGGAATatgcttttgttttcttaaCCAATTGaataatacaatattttattttgaatacaaATCCTCTCTTCGGCTTTGAATGCAAAaaatgagacagaagatttgtatttattttattttaataatataaattaagattaaataagtatgatacatttaaaaaatataaaagcgctcttttttttaatagctagCTAGGGTGTGCTAGCTGTAGAATTctctattattatataatatatcaaTTACCAATAATTCAAggtattataaaattttattattttaaccttATAAATTGATGTATCAACTTTTAAATAATAGACAAAAGAGTcaataagagatttttttattattatattttttgttgtgatatcaatcatattcttttttatgttaGTCTGTAAGCtcttataataaaattgattggAAAATGATAAAGTCATTGCTAGTTTTACCATTAAAAGTTTACAAACTAATATGACAATAATTATGGTTAATTAGCGTcactcaataaaaataaataataaatatcttaatcactttttttttttttttttttttgtaattagtgACCTAACAATTTGTATGGCTTAATAAATATCTTAATCTATCACTCAAATTAATTGATAATTAATAAATGTAATATTTCCATCATGTATTTAGATTGGCATGTACGATGTGTGTACTTTGAGACCATATGGATGCATTAGACATTAACAATGACATGCGTACTCATATATACATGTACATTTCAGATCATGCTAACCCATCCCTTTATAGCTTTGAagcaacgtttttttttttttttaacatatgtggatttctttgtaaattttttccTCTTGGCTGGTTAAAGATTTTGAGGGCAATGCTTCACAAGAAGATATATCCCCAAAGTTCTAGCAAAGCACTGTCTATGAAGAAATACTTGGAGAATAGACATATGCCAAAGTCAGCCGCCGAGGATGAATTGAATGATAAGTCCAACAATGGAAGTAAATGGCTCAACACAGATTCTGAATGTGAGTTCTTTTATATGATATAATATTCAACACATAAAGTCTTGtaaaaaaatgaacacaaaaataatatatatatatatatatatatatatatatatatattagttggAAAATGTTGCGTGCCTCATGGCCAAGAATTCATGCAAGACTCATTTAAACCTTCTCTCTCTGGAggtattaatgaaaattttgatcggtcattttttttcattttattgtagATATTGTTCTAGAGATATAAATTTACTCTACTTTGGTCAGCAGTGAAGACCGAAGAATGATTGGTAAGATTAATTGTTactatgtattttttataattaatttttgctgtttaattttttttttttatgaaaaaacctTTTTACTTGAAATCATATTCTTAATTATTACTTACTCATGCTAAAGTTATTTGTatattgtttatcaaaaaaaaaaaaaagttatttgtaTAAAACCTGTCACGCGCAGTTAAGATGTTTCACCAGTAGGAGCTCATGATCAAGATGTGTCAATATTGCCAAAGTGATGATTTCAAGAATGACCCAAGTGATCTAAAAGGTTTATATCTACATGTGAATGCAATCACACATAATGGCATCTTATGTTGCAAGAAATTTAGGTCTCGGAAGGAAGTCAGTAATGCGGCAACATTTCTCATCTGTGGTATTTTGGCAAATTATGCTATCTATGTTTTCTAttgaaaaaggaataaaataaggaaaatgacTGAAACAGCTATATGTACTATAtatgttaggtttttttttttttttttttttgatacaagatagaattctactctagcctaatttaagtgtatatgtgtgtgaaactccctcctggagacttgaaccctggccCTTACCCCTCACACtttacaagcacttatacttgtggagtgaccatcgcaccaagggtgtgcggtggtataTATGTTAAGTTTTAAGTTAGCAAATTTCATGACAATGTATTAAATCATGAATCTATAGTGTGGTTCAAGATTGAAGTGCAAAAAAGTAGCTCAAAGAAGACAGTTTGTACAGATTTTGATTGCCATTCGATCGTCTCTTGATCGAATGAAATCTCCAAACCTGACAGCCTTTTTGATTGCAGCTCGATTGATAGAAAGTGGATTTTCAATCTCTCCAAAACTAAGCTCAACacatttgttttctttaaaaggttatcttctcttctcttatctatttgctctctctctctctctctgattgaAGCTTCAATAGAAAGAATAGAGATTTGAGCTCTGAACAGCAATCTTATCTCTTGCTACTGCTATTGCTCCACATATGAAgtagaagatgatgatgatacgCATTCACCCAGCCCCCACAGTATCACCTTTCGTTcttgatttctctctctttctctttctctccctcaatCTATAAACAAGTGACTATGAGTTTGATGAAAtgattttaaggaaaaaaaaaaaaaaggatggtgTGGATCAATCTAGGTCTGGTCTGATAAAGTGGGGGGATGATCAATGTTTCCTCAAAATTCATTCCATGTCGAAATAGATTTTTTAGTTGAAAAGGTTGGGAGAAGTTATACTTTACTATCTTAAACTATACCCTAAAGAGAAATtatatgttcac
This genomic window contains:
- the LOC115969513 gene encoding uncharacterized protein LOC115969513, which translates into the protein MKIFTWMQNKFSGRHGIKKPSFTTDQMLQEPQKEELGDYHHGLLAIGTFGEHNLKDDQVRRNLEGNLSSSEDHLQDLTLEELGKLQKDLNLLLHEQVESTCSKESEAINLQLLDRESSLEAGLKVDVNSYLDESKSKDSSLQRSTSIILKRGKDIGSDNIKGAIGKKSLSFLLKKIFVCRSGFSPAPSLRDQLPELRMEKILRAMLHKKIYPQSSSKALSMKKYLENRHMPKSAAEDELNDKSNNGSKWLNTDSEYIVLEI